The Malus domestica chromosome 06, GDT2T_hap1 genome has a segment encoding these proteins:
- the LOC103437213 gene encoding probable lipid phosphate phosphatase beta — translation MLGRLVALDTTVSQHLHVLAKPFLPHSLLLLLELSADFRFFFPLSLSLLLAPIPDPSPTQILRPLLSPLIFGLLLDLAVVGLIKLLFRRSRPLYNKKMSIAVSVDHFSFPSGHSSRVCFVASLLHLSAAALTDALANLRSASPFVDRWIGAGEVNAVRILVSVAWAWAVGTSVSRVLLGRHFVTDVFTGACLGVLEALVSFHLLRF, via the coding sequence ATGCTCGGCCGCTTAGTAGCTCTAGATACGACCGTCTCCCAACATCTCCACGTCCTCGCCAAACCCTTCCTCCCCcactccctcctcctcctcctcgaaCTCTCAGCCGACTTCCGCTTCTtcttccctctctccctctccctcctccTTGCCCCGATCCCAGACCCAAGCCCAACCCAAATCCTCCGCCCACTCCTCTCCCCACTCATCTTCGGCCTCCTCCTCGACCTCGCCGTCGTCGGCCTAATCAAACTCCTCTTTCGCCGCTCCCGCCCTCTCTACAACAAGAAGATGAGCATCGCCGTTTCGGTAGACCACTTCTCCTTCCCCAGCGGACACTCCTCTCGGGTTTGCTTCGTCGCCTCCCTCTTGCACCTCTCCGCCGCCGCCCTTACCGATGCCCTCGCCAACCTACGGTCAGCgtctcccttcgttgatcgTTGGATCGGCGCGGGCGAGGTCAATGCCGTGAGGATTTTGGTCTCGGTTGCTTGGGCCTGGGCCGTCGGCACCTCCGTCTCTAGGGTTTTGCTGGGTAGGCATTTCGTCACCGACGTTTTCACCGGGGCGTGTTTGGGCGTGCTTGAGGCTCTGGTTTCGTTTCACTTGCTGAGGTTCTAA